In Sphingobacteriaceae bacterium, the following proteins share a genomic window:
- the pnp gene encoding polyribonucleotide nucleotidyltransferase has translation MSQTGITHSFDLGDGRMVSLETGKLAKQADGSVVVRLGDTMILATIVSNKDAKEGVDFLPLTVDYQEKYASAGRFPGGFFKREAKLSDYEVLISRIVDRALRPQFPEDYHADTQLMLSLISSDKENMPDALVGLAAAAAIAVSDIPFNGPVSEVRVAKIDGKLVINPTKSQMVGNTLEMIVAASATDIAMVEGEMSEVSEEEMLEAIKFAHEAIKVQIKAINEFAVKAGLKPKREYNHETNDADLKAKVMKETYDAVYAAAKKLDPNKNNRKVNFKAPLEEFKKQYTPEELKPIESLINKYYHEVEYVAVRRLAIDEKVRLDGRKTDQIRPIWAEVGYLPSPHGSSVFTRGETQSLTTVTLGTPMDKLRIDGAFNQGEETFILHYNFPGFSTGEAKPNRGVGRREVGHGNLALRALKKVVPSDSGYTIRVVSDILESNGSSSMATVCAGSLALMDAGVQIKKPVAGIAMGLITDDKGGYAILSDILGDEDHLGDMDFKVCGTKDGITAVQMDLKVNGLPYEVMAKAMAQAKEGRLHIMNEMLKAIEKPREDYKPHAPRFEKIVIAGEFIGAIIGPGGKVIQEMQKTTNTTIVITEDGKNGIVEIFGTNLADVTAAKNRIKGIVAVPELGDVYQAKVKTIMPYGAFVEIMPGKDGLLHISEYDWKRIDTLEGLLKEGDTIEVKYVGDDPKTKKIKLSRKVLLPKPEGHVERPEKKEA, from the coding sequence ATGTCACAAACAGGAATCACCCACAGCTTTGACCTCGGCGATGGCCGCATGGTAAGCTTAGAAACAGGCAAATTGGCCAAACAAGCTGATGGATCAGTAGTAGTAAGATTAGGAGATACCATGATCCTTGCTACCATTGTAAGTAACAAAGACGCAAAAGAAGGCGTAGACTTCTTACCTTTAACAGTTGATTACCAGGAAAAATATGCTTCGGCAGGCCGTTTCCCGGGAGGCTTCTTTAAACGTGAAGCAAAATTATCTGACTATGAAGTATTGATTAGCCGTATCGTTGACCGTGCTTTACGTCCACAATTTCCGGAAGATTACCACGCAGATACACAATTAATGTTGTCATTAATTTCATCTGATAAAGAAAATATGCCTGACGCTCTTGTAGGTTTAGCTGCTGCTGCTGCTATTGCAGTGAGTGACATTCCCTTCAATGGTCCGGTTAGTGAAGTTCGTGTTGCTAAAATTGATGGCAAATTAGTTATCAATCCAACAAAATCTCAAATGGTTGGTAACACCCTGGAGATGATCGTTGCAGCTTCGGCTACGGATATAGCGATGGTAGAAGGTGAAATGAGCGAAGTAAGTGAAGAAGAAATGTTAGAAGCAATTAAATTTGCGCACGAAGCTATTAAAGTTCAAATCAAAGCTATCAACGAATTTGCTGTAAAAGCTGGTTTAAAACCAAAACGTGAATACAACCACGAAACCAATGATGCCGATTTGAAAGCAAAAGTAATGAAAGAAACTTACGATGCAGTTTACGCGGCCGCTAAAAAATTAGATCCGAACAAAAACAACCGTAAAGTAAATTTCAAAGCTCCTTTAGAAGAATTCAAAAAACAATACACTCCTGAGGAATTGAAGCCAATTGAGTCGTTAATTAACAAATATTACCACGAAGTAGAATACGTTGCGGTTCGTCGTTTAGCGATTGATGAAAAAGTACGCTTAGATGGTCGTAAAACCGATCAGATCCGTCCTATCTGGGCTGAAGTAGGTTACCTCCCTTCACCACACGGTAGTTCAGTTTTTACACGTGGAGAAACGCAATCTTTAACCACAGTGACTTTAGGAACTCCAATGGACAAATTAAGAATTGACGGAGCCTTTAATCAAGGCGAAGAAACTTTTATTTTACATTACAACTTCCCCGGGTTCAGTACAGGTGAAGCAAAACCTAACCGTGGCGTTGGTCGCCGCGAAGTTGGTCACGGTAACTTAGCTTTACGTGCTTTGAAAAAAGTTGTTCCATCTGATTCAGGATATACCATTCGTGTAGTGAGCGATATTTTAGAAAGTAATGGTTCATCAAGTATGGCAACTGTTTGCGCAGGTTCGTTAGCTTTAATGGATGCGGGTGTTCAAATTAAGAAGCCGGTTGCTGGTATCGCTATGGGTTTAATTACAGATGACAAAGGCGGTTATGCTATTTTATCGGATATATTAGGTGATGAAGATCATTTAGGTGATATGGATTTTAAAGTATGTGGTACAAAAGACGGTATCACAGCAGTTCAAATGGATTTAAAAGTAAATGGTTTACCTTATGAAGTAATGGCGAAAGCTATGGCACAAGCTAAAGAAGGACGTTTACACATTATGAACGAAATGCTGAAAGCCATTGAAAAACCACGTGAAGATTACAAACCACATGCTCCTCGTTTTGAGAAGATTGTTATAGCTGGTGAATTCATTGGTGCCATAATCGGACCAGGAGGAAAAGTTATTCAAGAGATGCAAAAAACTACCAATACAACTATCGTCATTACTGAAGATGGAAAAAATGGTATTGTAGAGATCTTTGGTACAAACTTAGCAGACGTAACAGCTGCGAAGAATCGCATTAAAGGTATAGTAGCCGTTCCTGAACTAGGAGACGTTTACCAGGCTAAAGTAAAAACAATTATGCCTTACGGTGCATTTGTAGAGATAATGCCAGGTAAAGATGGTTTATTACACATCAGCGAATACGACTGGAAACGTATTGATACTTTAGAAGGTTTATTAAAAGAAGGTGATACCATCGAAGTAAAATATGTGGGAGATGATCCTAAAACCAAAAAAATCAAATTAAGCCGCAAAGTTCTTTTACCGAAACCGGAAGGGCATGTTGAAAGACCTGAGAAAAAAGAAGCTTAA
- a CDS encoding 30S ribosomal protein S15, giving the protein MYLSSQVKKDIFKKHGGTEKNTGSSESQIALFTLRIDHLTGHLKGNKKDFGTQRALLNLVGKRRALLDYLKKNDLMRYRAIIKTLDIRK; this is encoded by the coding sequence ATGTATTTATCATCACAAGTTAAAAAAGACATTTTTAAGAAGCACGGTGGAACGGAAAAAAACACTGGAAGCTCTGAATCACAAATAGCATTATTTACTCTTCGTATTGACCATTTAACGGGTCACTTAAAAGGTAATAAAAAAGATTTTGGTACACAACGTGCTCTATTAAATTTAGTAGGAAAGCGTCGTGCATTATTGGATTATTTAAAGAAAAATGATTTGATGCGTTACCGCGCGATCATTAAGACTTTAGATATCCGTAAATAA